The Leopardus geoffroyi isolate Oge1 chromosome D3, O.geoffroyi_Oge1_pat1.0, whole genome shotgun sequence region CAAACTCAATGGATCATCAGGACACTCCTGCTCCATCCTGGGCCAGGGGTCCCTCAAGGCCAGGGGACTCTGGGCATGCTCCCTTGAGCTCATGGCTGAGGAGCTCCACATCTGGGAGGGCCATGTCCCCATGGGACTCGTGGGCACTCCCTCCACTCACCAACCCCAGGGCATAGCCATTGGGCCGCCGCTCAGGATGGGGGGCACTGCCATTGGCCCACACCCCAGGAGGATGACCATTGAGGCGAAGGCTGATCTGCTCTCCATCACTGCCATGAGCTGCCAAGGCCCGGGCACTGGTGCCGCCTGCCTTGAAGGGCTCCCGTCGCCTCAGGATATGGCTGCGAATGATCTTGCGGAAGGTCTGGCGGAACTCACGGATGCGGTAGGCATAGATGAAGGGATTCACAACGGAATTGGTGTGGGAGAGGATGATGGTCAGGTACATGAGCCAGAGCGGGGCATGGTTACACTCTGGGCAGAAGAAGGTAAAGCAGTTGATGATGTGCAGGGGAAGCCAGCAGAGGGCAAAGAGCCCCACAATGATGGCCAGCGACTTTGCAGCATGGACCTCCTTCTGCAGCGTGGACCGAGTCCGCTCCCCCGGCAGAGGCTGGCTCTCCATCTGCTTCAGCTGTCGCCGAGCCGCCAGGAAGATCCGCAAGTAGACACCCAGCATGAGCAGCAGGGGCACCAGGACACAAGCAAAGAAGTTGTAGTACACCATGTAGTTCATGGGGACCACATCCTCGAAGAGACAGGCTACCTggccctccccacagccctgtgaGTGGTTTTTGCCCTCCTTCGGCTGGCTGCAGTTGTTCCAGCCCAACATGGGAGTCAAGCCAATGGCAAATGACAGCACCCAGCAGACTGCAATGATGCCTTTGGCCCTTGTGCCAGTCACCAAGCCATTGTACCTGGGGAAAGGAGACCAGCATCAGATGTCTGAGAAACCAAGACAAGGAGAGGCTAAGAGTCAGAAACCCAGAGAGGCACCTGGGCCTGATCTGCTGGCTGTAAGGTTTTGGACCACTCACTTCCTGCCTCCTAGCCTCACTATCCTCCTCTGTTCAGCGGAGGCCCAAGCCCTTGCCTTTTCCCACAGCAGGAAACAGGAGAGCCGGCCCCCTGGAAAGGAAACCACTGCATAGACATTCAGATGGTTACCAAATAGTATTAAAAGTAGTCCTCAGACTCCGTTCTCTTTGAGGGACTTAATAAGTGAGAGAACTTATCACCTCCATGTTAGTCTTAGTTGATGCTAGAGTAAGCTTTCCTTAAAAGTG contains the following coding sequences:
- the ADORA2A gene encoding adenosine receptor A2a isoform X2; this encodes MRYGPAGCGLVLPRASAGLSGRLLRSPIPGPTPGLGFPARRGGAGTARVSKPPAGGARERRDRSPSPSPRRRGDSGSRRASCRYNGLVTGTRAKGIIAVCWVLSFAIGLTPMLGWNNCSQPKEGKNHSQGCGEGQVACLFEDVVPMNYMVYYNFFACVLVPLLLMLGVYLRIFLAARRQLKQMESQPLPGERTRSTLQKEVHAAKSLAIIVGLFALCWLPLHIINCFTFFCPECNHAPLWLMYLTIILSHTNSVVNPFIYAYRIREFRQTFRKIIRSHILRRREPFKAGGTSARALAAHGSDGEQISLRLNGHPPGVWANGSAPHPERRPNGYALGLVSGGSAHESHGDMALPDVELLSHELKGACPESPGLEGPLAQDGAGVS
- the ADORA2A gene encoding adenosine receptor A2a isoform X1; the encoded protein is MPTMGSWVYIMVELAIAVLAILGNVLVCWAVWLNSNLQNVTNYFVVSLAAADIAVGVLAIPFAITISTGFCAACHNCLFFACFVLVLTQSSIFSLLAIAIDRYIAIRIPLRYNGLVTGTRAKGIIAVCWVLSFAIGLTPMLGWNNCSQPKEGKNHSQGCGEGQVACLFEDVVPMNYMVYYNFFACVLVPLLLMLGVYLRIFLAARRQLKQMESQPLPGERTRSTLQKEVHAAKSLAIIVGLFALCWLPLHIINCFTFFCPECNHAPLWLMYLTIILSHTNSVVNPFIYAYRIREFRQTFRKIIRSHILRRREPFKAGGTSARALAAHGSDGEQISLRLNGHPPGVWANGSAPHPERRPNGYALGLVSGGSAHESHGDMALPDVELLSHELKGACPESPGLEGPLAQDGAGVS
- the ADORA2A gene encoding adenosine receptor A2a isoform X3 translates to MPTMGSWVYIMVELAIAVLAILGNVLVCWAVWLNSNLQNVTNYFVVSLAAADIAVGVLAIPFAITISTGFCAACHNCLFFACFVLVLTQSSIFSLLAIAIDRYIAIRIPLRYNGLVTGTRAKGIIAVCWVLSFAIGLTPMLGWNNCSQPKEGKNHSQGCGEGQVACLFEDVVPMNYMVYYNFFACVLVPLLLMLGVYLRIFLAARRQLKQMESQPLPGERTRSTLQKEVHAAKSLAIIVGLFALCWLPLHIINCFTFFCPECNHAPLWLMYLTIILSHTNSVVNPFIYAYRIREFRQTFRKIIRSHILRRREPFKAGGTSARALAAHGSDGEQISLRLNGHPPGVWANGSAPHPERRPNGYALGLEGNLSLWWMEPVTLGEE